A single genomic interval of Aureliella helgolandensis harbors:
- a CDS encoding PhoPQ-activated pathogenicity-related family protein, which translates to MKTAQSAWPQILRQQRLCLCLAPLLLLQLFQHASAQEHQPRPTAIDRYVHQPDDAFRWKIVSSELRDGIHIVVVDMVSQRWLTAEQVDRTEWQHWVTLAIPEKPISNIGLLKIGGGKNGGDPPTAPSQEILQIAKATQTVVAELKMVPNQPLIFHGDGVPRSEDDLIGYTWDQYLKTGEPNWLARNAMIKSAVRAMDTMTAVTAEVAAGHELNQFVVAGGSKRGWTTWLTGAMDKRVVAIVPIVIDVLNTDKSMRHHFAAYGYWAPAIANYVQHHIMERIGDPRLAEAYRLIDPYYYRDRLTMPKLILNAAGDQFFLPDSSQFYWGDLQGEKHLRYVPNTDHGMDDSDAMQSLIAFYSMIVHDRPRPEYSWKNLEDGTTQVTTSTKPLEVRLWQAHNPVARDFRLETLGKEYTSQVLEAQPDGTYLASLPQPASGWTAYFVELTFDSGSPFPIKLTTNVQVTPNTLPYSHRDPAGVPSVTLKCELPTEADARRLLGQVDEPFKVHFGVEDLMTQQVGTTVYLNWMPNGFKSEVEAAMAWLASQKCQRINIQLEAGRHITATR; encoded by the coding sequence ATGAAAACCGCTCAATCCGCTTGGCCGCAAATCCTTCGTCAACAGAGACTCTGCCTGTGCCTCGCACCCCTACTCCTGCTGCAACTCTTCCAACACGCCTCAGCTCAGGAACACCAGCCTAGGCCAACCGCCATCGATCGCTACGTCCATCAGCCTGACGATGCGTTCCGCTGGAAGATTGTCAGCTCCGAACTCCGCGATGGCATCCATATCGTCGTGGTCGATATGGTTTCTCAACGCTGGCTGACTGCGGAGCAAGTCGATCGCACGGAATGGCAACACTGGGTTACCTTGGCGATTCCCGAAAAACCGATTTCGAACATTGGGCTGTTGAAGATTGGCGGCGGAAAAAATGGTGGCGATCCACCAACCGCCCCTTCTCAAGAAATCCTTCAAATCGCCAAGGCCACGCAAACCGTTGTCGCTGAGCTCAAGATGGTTCCCAATCAACCTTTGATCTTCCACGGCGACGGCGTACCGCGCAGCGAAGATGATTTAATTGGCTACACTTGGGATCAATACTTGAAGACCGGAGAACCCAATTGGCTCGCTCGAAACGCCATGATCAAAAGTGCCGTGCGCGCCATGGATACGATGACTGCTGTAACAGCGGAAGTTGCCGCTGGACATGAGCTAAATCAATTCGTTGTGGCGGGTGGCTCCAAGCGGGGTTGGACGACTTGGCTGACCGGCGCCATGGACAAGCGCGTTGTGGCCATCGTCCCCATCGTCATCGATGTACTCAATACTGACAAATCGATGCGGCATCACTTTGCTGCGTACGGCTACTGGGCTCCTGCCATCGCCAACTACGTACAACACCATATCATGGAACGCATTGGTGATCCCCGCCTGGCCGAAGCCTATCGTTTGATCGACCCCTACTATTATCGGGATCGCTTGACGATGCCCAAGTTGATCCTGAACGCAGCCGGTGACCAGTTCTTCCTTCCCGACTCGTCGCAGTTTTACTGGGGAGATCTACAAGGCGAAAAACATCTGCGGTATGTTCCCAATACGGATCACGGTATGGATGACTCCGATGCAATGCAGTCCTTGATCGCTTTCTACTCAATGATTGTTCACGATCGCCCACGTCCCGAGTACTCGTGGAAGAATCTGGAAGATGGAACCACACAGGTCACTACCAGCACGAAACCGCTTGAGGTGAGGCTATGGCAAGCCCACAATCCCGTCGCACGAGATTTTCGGCTCGAAACACTCGGTAAGGAATACACAAGCCAAGTGCTTGAAGCGCAGCCCGACGGAACCTATCTGGCTAGCCTGCCGCAACCTGCCTCGGGATGGACAGCTTACTTTGTGGAGCTGACCTTTGACTCGGGGTCTCCCTTTCCCATCAAGCTTACGACCAACGTACAAGTCACCCCCAATACGCTCCCCTATTCGCATCGGGATCCAGCCGGCGTGCCTAGCGTGACACTCAAATGTGAGTTGCCAACGGAAGCGGATGCCCGCCGGTTGCTAGGGCAAGTTGATGAACCCTTCAAAGTTCACTTTGGGGTCGAAGACCTCATGACACAACAAGTCGGAACAACCGTCTACTTGAACTGGATGCCCAACGGATTTAAGTCCGAAGTAGAGGCCGCCATGGCATGGCTTGCATCTCAGAAATGCCAACGGATCAATATTCAACTGGAGGCTGGACGACATATCACGGCTACCCGTTAG
- the modB gene encoding molybdate ABC transporter permease subunit, with protein MNVTGEQWEAIRLSLLVASFAVAGCLPLGIALGWVLARKQFFGKNLLETLVNLPLVLPPVVTGYLLLISFGRNGPVGSLLERWLGMRLVFDWKGAALAAAVVSFPLMVRAIRTGFSTVDRRLEQTARTLGASPLDCFFSISLPLALHGILAGCVLAFARSLGEFGATIMIAGNIPGETRTIPLQIYNQLESPGGIQQCTGLVLFSVLISAVALWVGGWLERRSARHLA; from the coding sequence GTGAACGTTACCGGCGAGCAATGGGAAGCGATTCGATTGAGCTTGCTGGTAGCCAGTTTCGCTGTTGCCGGGTGCTTACCTCTGGGAATCGCACTGGGATGGGTCCTCGCCCGCAAGCAATTTTTTGGGAAAAATCTACTCGAAACCCTTGTCAATTTGCCTCTGGTTCTGCCCCCTGTGGTCACAGGCTACCTGTTGCTCATCAGCTTTGGCCGCAACGGCCCGGTGGGGAGTCTTCTCGAACGCTGGCTGGGCATGCGGCTGGTCTTCGATTGGAAAGGGGCTGCTCTGGCGGCTGCCGTCGTGTCTTTCCCCTTGATGGTGCGAGCGATTCGAACCGGCTTCAGCACAGTCGACCGACGGCTGGAGCAAACCGCTCGCACACTCGGCGCCAGCCCACTGGACTGCTTCTTCTCCATCTCCCTGCCGTTGGCCCTGCATGGCATCCTGGCCGGATGCGTCCTAGCATTTGCCAGAAGCTTGGGAGAGTTCGGCGCAACGATCATGATTGCCGGAAATATTCCTGGCGAGACACGTACCATTCCCCTGCAAATCTACAACCAACTCGAAAGCCCCGGTGGCATCCAGCAGTGCACCGGACTCGTTCTTTTCTCCGTGTTGATCTCAGCAGTAGCTCTGTGGGTCGGCGGATGGCTGGAACGCCGAAGTGCACGGCATCTGGCTTAG
- a CDS encoding ATP-binding cassette domain-containing protein codes for MNQVLNGGKRTQPHLSFQAKLAYPSAFCLDIAFDTSSPVTALWGPSGSGKTTILSLIAGLLKPEQGRIQLGDRLLTDTQQGTQLPPELRQVGFLFQDQCLFPHMSVLANLQYGIRRQRNRTVPLDHIVEVLELQDFLKRSPTTLSGGQKQRVALARVLAATPQLLLLDEPLTSVEDALSTRIEDFIHRVIGEFQIPTILVSHNRPLVERFTQHIIAIEQGRLCD; via the coding sequence GTGAATCAGGTTTTGAACGGCGGAAAACGCACGCAGCCCCACCTTTCGTTTCAAGCGAAACTGGCCTACCCCTCGGCTTTCTGTCTCGACATTGCGTTTGACACAAGCTCCCCAGTAACCGCACTGTGGGGGCCATCAGGTAGTGGGAAAACCACCATTCTGTCTTTAATCGCTGGCTTGCTGAAACCGGAGCAAGGCAGAATCCAATTGGGAGACCGACTGCTCACCGATACCCAGCAAGGCACCCAATTGCCCCCCGAGCTACGGCAGGTCGGCTTTCTGTTTCAGGATCAATGCCTGTTTCCACACATGAGCGTACTGGCGAACCTGCAATATGGCATCCGCCGCCAAAGAAATCGCACCGTGCCACTCGATCACATCGTCGAAGTGCTTGAATTGCAAGATTTTCTCAAACGCTCTCCAACCACGCTTAGTGGCGGTCAAAAGCAGCGCGTTGCACTTGCGAGAGTCCTCGCAGCCACACCCCAGCTCCTACTGCTGGACGAGCCACTGACCTCCGTTGAGGATGCGTTGAGCACTCGCATTGAGGATTTCATCCATCGGGTCATTGGTGAATTTCAAATCCCAACGATCCTGGTTAGCCACAACCGTCCTCTAGTGGAACGTTTTACCCAGCATATCATCGCCATTGAGCAAGGAAGACTCTGCGATTGA
- a CDS encoding DUF1553 domain-containing protein, translating to MLSAMRIRFYPLVIVAFCCQSTLSAEVNFETEVAPLIIKRCLECHQDRSRSGGLSLSSLESFSEGGDSGAVVDDDSPLSSYLLERIQAGDMPPKQRGISQQLPEDEIAILQAWVAAGATWPAARELDLYEATSSVRAGRDWWSLQAVKRPTPPDPSQLAGGQKPVRFSNAIDLFIQQKLRNAGLQAAPRAEPEILLRRLTADTIGLPPTAEEIAQLETDSGSNAWSTLVDRYLASPQFGERWARHWLDIARFAESSGYERDQTKPFAWKYRDWVVDAINSDMPYDEFVVLQLAGDEIPARDERSLAATGFMRLGTWNDEPNDPEDYAFERLEDLVHTTSSAFLGMTVKCARCHDHKFDPIPQLDYYRMASIFWPGPIQARDRKWLGGPTDEELDAQEILAWTDITQSPAPLHLLKDGDRQRPLEEVVPAVLTLVPDLFRELDAPTPKAKGTQRRLQFAKWIASPENPLTARVIVNRIWQNYMGQGLVRSPNNFGFTGEQPTHPDMLDWLATELVDSGWSLKHIHRLILNSETYRQSSNHQNFDEYSQRDYDNRLWWRAERRRRDAESLRDALLVATGELDSRRGGPSFIPSVSQAALEGLSQREAAWNASPQAEQMRRSLYTFMQRSLLPPLMTTFDLCDSTLSNAKRDVTTVAPQALAMLNNQFVQDRSQALAGRVLAEYAEPESRVHALWGAVLQRVPEEWEVRAGTEYLERQRQRIEEAEVRNLEVEESTNHEMLALASLSLILFNSNEFAYVD from the coding sequence ATGTTGTCTGCAATGAGAATTCGATTCTATCCGTTAGTGATAGTTGCGTTCTGTTGCCAATCTACCTTGTCGGCCGAGGTCAATTTTGAGACGGAAGTGGCTCCGCTCATTATCAAACGCTGTTTGGAGTGCCACCAAGATCGCAGTCGTTCTGGCGGGCTCTCCTTGAGTTCGCTCGAATCCTTTTCTGAGGGGGGCGACAGTGGGGCTGTTGTCGATGACGATTCTCCGTTGTCAAGTTACCTTTTGGAGCGAATCCAAGCTGGAGATATGCCTCCCAAACAACGCGGGATCTCGCAGCAGTTGCCGGAAGACGAGATCGCAATTTTGCAAGCCTGGGTTGCGGCGGGCGCGACCTGGCCAGCGGCGCGAGAACTGGACCTCTACGAAGCGACTTCATCAGTGCGCGCGGGCCGCGACTGGTGGTCCTTGCAAGCGGTAAAGAGGCCTACTCCTCCCGATCCATCGCAGCTAGCAGGTGGACAAAAACCAGTCCGGTTTTCCAATGCCATCGATCTGTTTATTCAACAAAAGCTTCGCAACGCTGGCCTGCAAGCGGCTCCTCGAGCCGAACCGGAAATCCTACTGCGTCGCTTGACGGCGGATACGATCGGCCTGCCACCGACGGCAGAGGAAATCGCTCAGCTCGAAACCGATTCTGGTTCGAACGCTTGGAGCACACTGGTCGACCGCTACTTGGCATCACCGCAATTCGGGGAACGCTGGGCACGGCACTGGCTGGATATCGCAAGGTTTGCAGAGTCGAGTGGGTATGAACGGGATCAGACGAAACCGTTTGCTTGGAAGTACCGCGACTGGGTCGTCGATGCGATCAATTCCGATATGCCCTACGACGAATTTGTGGTTCTGCAATTAGCTGGCGATGAGATTCCGGCTCGTGATGAGAGGAGTCTCGCGGCCACTGGATTTATGAGGCTAGGGACGTGGAACGACGAACCCAACGATCCCGAGGACTACGCCTTTGAAAGGCTGGAAGATCTCGTGCATACGACCTCCTCTGCCTTCCTGGGGATGACCGTCAAGTGTGCCCGTTGTCACGATCATAAATTCGATCCTATTCCGCAACTTGACTACTACCGCATGGCGTCGATCTTTTGGCCTGGGCCGATTCAGGCACGGGACCGCAAGTGGTTGGGGGGGCCGACGGACGAAGAGCTCGATGCGCAAGAGATTTTGGCTTGGACCGATATCACCCAATCCCCTGCCCCGCTCCATCTCTTGAAGGACGGTGATCGCCAGCGGCCACTCGAAGAAGTGGTCCCAGCCGTGTTGACTTTGGTTCCCGACCTATTTCGAGAGTTGGATGCTCCCACGCCCAAAGCCAAGGGGACCCAGCGACGTCTCCAATTTGCAAAATGGATTGCCAGCCCAGAGAATCCTCTGACGGCGCGGGTGATCGTCAATCGCATCTGGCAAAACTATATGGGCCAAGGCCTGGTGCGTTCGCCGAACAATTTTGGTTTTACGGGAGAGCAACCTACGCACCCAGACATGCTCGATTGGCTGGCGACTGAGTTGGTCGACAGTGGCTGGAGCCTCAAGCACATCCATCGCTTGATCCTCAACTCCGAAACTTACCGACAGTCGAGCAATCATCAGAATTTCGACGAGTACAGTCAGCGCGACTATGACAATCGATTGTGGTGGCGGGCCGAACGCCGACGCCGGGATGCTGAGTCGCTTCGGGATGCGCTGCTGGTCGCTACTGGAGAGCTCGATTCGCGTCGAGGTGGACCGAGTTTTATTCCGTCGGTCAGCCAGGCCGCGCTGGAGGGGCTCTCGCAACGCGAGGCAGCCTGGAATGCTTCACCGCAGGCGGAGCAGATGCGTCGCAGCTTGTACACCTTCATGCAACGGAGTCTGTTGCCGCCCCTGATGACCACTTTCGATTTGTGCGACTCAACTCTGTCCAATGCAAAACGGGATGTGACCACGGTAGCTCCACAAGCTTTGGCAATGTTGAACAACCAATTTGTTCAAGATCGATCACAAGCCTTAGCTGGACGAGTTCTGGCGGAGTATGCAGAACCAGAGAGTCGCGTGCACGCTTTGTGGGGAGCGGTGCTTCAGCGAGTTCCCGAAGAGTGGGAAGTGCGTGCGGGCACCGAGTATCTCGAGCGGCAGCGGCAACGCATTGAAGAGGCTGAAGTGCGGAACTTGGAGGTCGAAGAGTCTACAAATCACGAGATGCTTGCGTTGGCTTCGCTAAGTCTGATTTTGTTCAATTCCAATGAGTTTGCTTATGTTGACTAA
- a CDS encoding putative quinol monooxygenase: MPQPEFAIAVTFEIKPEFVEQFHARILQQATDSLTKEPGCCQFDVLLDEAVPTTFFLYETYVDAAAFDAHKQTEHFADYDRAVADWVIGKSVRRLKMVSRS, from the coding sequence ATGCCACAGCCTGAATTTGCCATCGCCGTCACGTTTGAGATCAAACCTGAATTCGTCGAGCAGTTCCACGCCCGCATACTGCAGCAAGCCACGGATTCGCTGACCAAGGAGCCTGGGTGTTGTCAGTTCGATGTCTTGCTGGATGAAGCGGTGCCTACGACATTCTTTCTCTATGAAACCTATGTCGATGCGGCAGCCTTCGACGCGCATAAACAGACCGAACACTTTGCGGATTACGATCGTGCCGTGGCAGATTGGGTAATCGGCAAGTCGGTACGGCGTTTGAAAATGGTGTCGCGCAGCTAA
- the modA gene encoding molybdate ABC transporter substrate-binding protein, with the protein MLTSHRPAGIALACGCCLLLVSGCQSNLGQTPARQVRVLAAASTASAMEEIAEQFQQRHPGISIIISTGPSNGLTQQILAGAPADIFLPAHRQWAELLDAEGLSSRTVDLLSNHLVLIVPRGNPAQVQLPGDLLTDAVTKLVIAGEHVPAGIYAEQTLNALQLFAPLQSEGKLARGSDVRTTLIFVEVAEAEAGIVYATDAQRSDLVEVVATFDPLTYETVVYPAILLQAGDASPQARQFFDYLISSAGIDIFTQHGFASLDSKQLPHPP; encoded by the coding sequence GTGCTTACCTCGCATCGGCCGGCGGGCATCGCCCTGGCCTGCGGTTGTTGTTTGCTGTTGGTGAGCGGATGCCAGTCGAATTTAGGGCAGACTCCAGCTAGGCAAGTGCGTGTCTTGGCAGCAGCGAGTACCGCCAGCGCGATGGAGGAAATCGCTGAGCAGTTCCAACAGCGGCACCCGGGCATTTCCATCATCATTAGCACTGGTCCCTCTAACGGTCTCACGCAGCAGATTTTAGCAGGCGCGCCTGCCGATATCTTTCTACCGGCACACAGACAATGGGCCGAACTGCTCGATGCTGAAGGGCTATCCAGTCGCACGGTCGACCTGCTTTCCAATCATCTCGTTCTAATCGTTCCACGGGGCAATCCAGCCCAGGTCCAACTTCCCGGCGATCTTCTAACCGATGCCGTCACGAAACTGGTCATCGCCGGAGAACACGTTCCAGCGGGCATCTACGCCGAGCAAACTCTCAACGCATTACAACTCTTCGCTCCATTGCAGTCGGAGGGAAAACTGGCGCGAGGCTCTGATGTGCGAACAACTTTGATTTTTGTTGAAGTCGCTGAGGCGGAAGCGGGAATCGTCTATGCCACCGATGCCCAGCGTTCGGATTTAGTAGAAGTGGTCGCCACCTTCGATCCACTTACCTATGAAACGGTCGTTTATCCCGCTATCTTGTTGCAAGCTGGAGATGCATCGCCGCAGGCTAGGCAGTTTTTCGATTACCTCATTTCCTCCGCAGGAATCGACATCTTTACCCAACACGGCTTTGCCTCGCTCGATTCCAAGCAATTACCACATCCTCCCTAA
- a CDS encoding DUF1501 domain-containing protein, translating to MLTNFPAQSHFPCGHTRREFVWQMGGGFAGLALSSLLAREQFFERHLHAAQSDRPRLALPAKAKSCIFLMMNGAPSQVDTFDYKPELLKYAGKQLPEDKSYKNSGGRKVGYLTPAWRPFRPGGESGLMISDYFPKVRQHADKLAVINSCHTDSHAHGSALVQMNTGKTFIGRPSLGAWCVYGLGSGNQDLPGYVVILDKRGGPISGQPNWASGFMPANYQGTLFRPVGDPILDLQGPQHLSREAQRDQLDLLQQLNAEHLRSRSGGDELAARIKSYELAYRMQAEAPEAVDLAQESAETLQMYGVGQQPTDEYGRNCLVARRLVERGVRFVQLYSGGGHLEETWDAHESIEKNHGQHASEVDQPIAALLTDLEQRGLLDETLVVWGGEFGRMPFSEGKDAPGRNHNPYGFTMWMAGAGVRGGINYGETDEFGFQAVKDRVHLHDLHATILHLMGLDHETLHYFHQGREETLTDVGGRVVTGVLA from the coding sequence ATGTTGACTAATTTCCCCGCACAATCCCATTTTCCGTGTGGCCACACTCGCCGTGAGTTTGTTTGGCAGATGGGAGGAGGCTTTGCGGGCTTGGCACTCAGTTCTCTGTTGGCGCGGGAGCAGTTCTTCGAGCGACATTTGCATGCCGCACAATCCGACAGGCCGAGGCTTGCGTTGCCCGCGAAAGCCAAGTCTTGTATTTTTCTGATGATGAACGGTGCACCCAGTCAGGTGGATACATTTGACTATAAGCCGGAGCTGTTGAAATATGCAGGAAAACAACTCCCGGAGGACAAGAGTTACAAAAATTCGGGAGGGCGAAAGGTGGGGTATCTGACACCAGCTTGGCGACCGTTCCGCCCCGGAGGTGAAAGCGGTTTGATGATCTCCGACTACTTTCCCAAGGTTCGTCAGCATGCAGATAAATTGGCCGTCATCAATTCGTGCCATACCGACAGCCACGCCCATGGCTCCGCCCTGGTGCAGATGAATACCGGCAAGACATTTATTGGTCGGCCTTCCCTGGGGGCTTGGTGCGTCTATGGGCTGGGGAGTGGTAATCAAGATCTGCCCGGTTACGTGGTGATTCTCGACAAACGCGGCGGTCCTATCAGTGGACAACCCAATTGGGCAAGCGGCTTTATGCCGGCCAATTACCAAGGAACACTTTTTCGGCCGGTGGGAGATCCGATCCTGGACTTGCAGGGACCGCAGCATCTGTCTCGCGAGGCCCAGCGTGATCAGCTCGATCTGTTGCAGCAGCTCAATGCCGAGCACCTGCGCAGCCGCAGTGGTGGGGATGAGTTGGCGGCGCGGATCAAGAGTTATGAATTGGCCTATCGAATGCAAGCGGAGGCCCCAGAAGCGGTTGACTTGGCTCAAGAGTCCGCTGAAACCTTGCAAATGTATGGAGTGGGGCAGCAGCCGACAGACGAATATGGGAGGAATTGCCTAGTGGCTCGCCGACTGGTGGAACGCGGTGTGCGCTTTGTCCAACTGTACTCTGGCGGAGGGCATCTTGAGGAAACGTGGGATGCACATGAAAGCATTGAGAAAAATCATGGACAACATGCTAGCGAGGTAGATCAACCAATTGCGGCCCTTTTAACGGATCTCGAGCAACGCGGCTTGCTTGATGAAACGCTCGTCGTCTGGGGAGGTGAGTTTGGGAGGATGCCATTCAGTGAAGGCAAGGATGCGCCGGGGCGGAATCACAATCCTTACGGTTTCACGATGTGGATGGCAGGAGCCGGAGTGCGTGGGGGAATCAATTATGGAGAGACGGATGAGTTTGGTTTTCAAGCGGTGAAAGATCGAGTGCATTTGCATGATTTGCACGCCACTATCTTGCATTTGATGGGGCTCGACCATGAGACGCTGCATTATTTCCATCAGGGACGCGAGGAAACTTTAACCGACGTGGGAGGAAGGGTCGTCACGGGCGTCCTCGCTTGA
- a CDS encoding AAA family ATPase has protein sequence MKRLKPGITPGPYIECVVLDRSRIVSPEHYEFQIPALREFSKLDLHPQVTFFVGENGSGKSTLLEALAIACGLNAEGGSRNMQFETHSEPNRYLMAKALRVRRYHGLVPDAWFLRAESLFNVATEIENLAVGGSYGERSLHEQSHGEAFMSLIENRFGQGLYFLDEPEAALSPQRQLEFLVLLDQLVAMHAQLVIATHSPIIMSYPQAQIYRFHERGIEPVAYRDTEHYRVTKRFLESPERMLRHLLDEE, from the coding sequence ATGAAACGGCTTAAGCCGGGCATCACGCCCGGGCCCTACATTGAGTGTGTTGTGCTTGATCGGAGCCGGATTGTTTCGCCCGAGCATTACGAATTCCAGATTCCTGCGCTGCGCGAGTTTTCGAAACTCGATTTGCATCCGCAAGTCACCTTCTTCGTGGGTGAAAATGGATCGGGTAAGTCGACGTTATTAGAAGCGCTGGCTATCGCCTGCGGTCTAAACGCCGAGGGGGGTAGTCGGAATATGCAATTCGAAACTCATTCCGAACCCAACCGCTACTTGATGGCTAAAGCGCTGCGTGTGCGTCGCTATCATGGACTAGTGCCCGATGCGTGGTTTCTGCGCGCAGAGAGCCTGTTTAATGTTGCCACGGAGATTGAGAATCTCGCTGTCGGTGGAAGTTATGGCGAGCGGTCGCTGCATGAGCAATCGCACGGCGAGGCGTTTATGTCGCTTATTGAAAACCGATTTGGACAGGGGCTGTACTTTCTCGACGAGCCGGAAGCGGCGCTCTCACCGCAGAGGCAACTCGAATTCCTAGTACTCCTCGATCAACTGGTAGCCATGCACGCGCAATTGGTAATCGCCACCCATTCCCCAATCATCATGAGCTACCCGCAGGCTCAGATTTATCGGTTCCACGAGAGGGGCATCGAACCGGTCGCCTATCGAGACACCGAGCACTATCGCGTCACTAAACGCTTTCTAGAGTCTCCCGAGCGGATGCTACGTCATTTATTAGATGAAGAGTAG